Proteins encoded by one window of Xanthomonas sp. DAR 80977:
- a CDS encoding ABC transporter permease, translated as MSAAAPLRPPIRAEYERPVAPYAATAPAVAPRRRRLPDWLRQALILLALAALWELAAYLLDDDLLLPGFVQTARAFGEGLWSGELPGRVGASLRMLAQGYALGVVLAFALTALAVSSRIGRDLLGTLTAMFNPLPAIALLPLALLWFGLGNGSLVFVLVHAVLWPLALNTYAGFQGVPETLRMAGRNYGLRGLRYVVAILVPAALPAILSGLKIAWAFAWRTLIAAELVFGATSGQGGLGWYIFQNRNELYTDRVFAGLAMVILLGLLVEGAGFRVLERFTVRRWGMQR; from the coding sequence ATGAGCGCCGCCGCGCCGCTGCGGCCGCCGATCCGCGCCGAGTACGAACGCCCGGTCGCGCCCTATGCCGCCACCGCGCCAGCGGTCGCACCGCGGCGGCGGCGGCTGCCGGACTGGCTGCGGCAGGCGCTGATCCTGCTGGCGCTGGCCGCGCTGTGGGAACTGGCGGCGTACCTGCTCGATGACGACCTGCTGCTGCCGGGCTTCGTGCAGACCGCGCGCGCCTTCGGCGAAGGCCTGTGGTCGGGCGAGTTGCCGGGCCGCGTCGGCGCCTCGCTGCGCATGCTCGCGCAAGGCTACGCGCTGGGCGTGGTACTGGCCTTCGCCCTGACCGCGCTGGCGGTCTCGAGCCGGATCGGCCGCGACCTGCTGGGCACGTTGACCGCGATGTTCAATCCGCTGCCGGCGATCGCCCTGCTGCCGCTGGCCTTGCTGTGGTTCGGCCTGGGCAACGGCAGCCTGGTGTTCGTGCTGGTGCACGCGGTGCTGTGGCCGCTGGCGCTGAACACCTATGCCGGCTTCCAGGGCGTGCCGGAGACGCTGCGCATGGCCGGGCGCAACTACGGCCTGCGCGGCCTGCGCTACGTGGTCGCGATCCTGGTGCCGGCCGCGCTGCCGGCGATCCTGTCCGGGCTGAAGATCGCCTGGGCCTTCGCCTGGCGCACGCTGATCGCCGCCGAACTGGTGTTCGGCGCCACCTCCGGCCAGGGCGGCCTGGGCTGGTACATCTTCCAGAACCGCAACGAGCTGTACACCGACCGCGTGTTCGCCGGGCTGGCCATGGTGATCCTGCTCGGCCTGCTGGTGGAAGGCGCCGGCTTCCGCGTGCTGGAACGGTTCACCGTGCGTCGCTGGGGCATGCAGCGCTGA
- a CDS encoding aldo/keto reductase produces the protein MHYRRLGATGLQLSALSFGAWINFGGQIDRDEARNLIAAAWDHGVNFFDNAEVYAQGRAEQVMGDVIADLRLPRDGYCVSSKVYFGAVATPRPTQRGLSRKHVTDACHAALKRLRVDYLDLYYCHRPDADTPVEETVRAMDALVRQGKVLYWGTSEWPAERIREAARVAQALGLQGPSMEQPQYNLLHRQRVEQEYAPLYAELGLGTTIWSPLASGLLTGKYNDGIDPASRLGQASNAWLHDEVIGPPAQRRVERARRFTALAAGAGVAPAALAIAWCLRNPHVSTVILGASRVAQLVQNFEALPLAAREDPAWWAQVEAAVA, from the coding sequence ATGCATTACCGTCGCCTCGGCGCCACCGGCTTGCAGCTGTCGGCGCTGTCGTTCGGCGCCTGGATCAACTTCGGCGGACAGATCGACCGCGACGAAGCGCGCAACCTGATCGCCGCCGCCTGGGACCACGGGGTCAACTTCTTCGACAACGCCGAGGTCTACGCGCAGGGCCGCGCCGAGCAGGTGATGGGCGACGTGATCGCCGACCTGCGGCTGCCGCGCGATGGCTATTGCGTGTCCAGCAAGGTCTACTTCGGCGCGGTCGCCACGCCGCGTCCGACCCAGCGCGGGCTGTCGCGCAAGCACGTCACCGATGCCTGCCATGCCGCGCTGAAGCGGCTGCGGGTGGACTACCTGGACCTGTACTACTGCCATCGCCCCGACGCCGACACGCCGGTGGAGGAAACCGTGCGCGCGATGGACGCGCTGGTCCGCCAGGGCAAGGTGCTGTACTGGGGCACCTCCGAGTGGCCGGCCGAGCGCATCCGCGAGGCGGCGCGGGTGGCGCAGGCGCTCGGCCTGCAGGGGCCGTCGATGGAGCAGCCGCAGTACAACCTGCTGCACCGCCAGCGCGTGGAGCAGGAATACGCGCCGCTGTACGCCGAACTCGGCCTGGGCACCACGATCTGGTCGCCGCTGGCCTCGGGCCTGCTGACCGGCAAGTACAACGACGGCATCGACCCGGCCTCGCGGCTGGGCCAGGCGAGCAACGCCTGGCTGCACGACGAGGTGATTGGGCCGCCGGCGCAGCGCCGCGTGGAGCGCGCGCGCCGCTTCACCGCGCTGGCGGCCGGCGCGGGCGTGGCGCCGGCGGCGCTGGCGATCGCCTGGTGCCTGCGCAATCCGCACGTGTCCACGGTGATCCTCGGCGCCAGCCGCGTCGCCCAACTGGTCCAGAACTTCGAGGCGCTGCCATTGGCCGCGCGCGAGGATCCGGCGTGGTGGGCGCAGGTCGAGGCGGCGGTGGCCTGA
- the hemP gene encoding hemin uptake protein HemP, with protein MTAQPVLLRHPETLSLRERALPRAVPAEETIGSEALLKGRREVLIQHGDRVYRLRHTSNDKLILTK; from the coding sequence ATGACCGCCCAACCCGTCCTGTTGCGTCACCCCGAAACCCTGAGCCTGCGCGAGCGCGCGCTGCCGCGCGCGGTGCCGGCCGAAGAGACCATCGGCAGCGAGGCGCTGCTGAAAGGGCGCCGCGAGGTGCTGATCCAGCACGGCGACCGCGTCTATCGCCTGCGCCATACCAGCAACGACAAGCTGATCCTGACCAAGTAA
- a CDS encoding Hemin transport protein — protein MRRASPASTDATRIAASAPLPRPAQLAALGTVLCLYRTQLGAELMGWNHALRVGAQLGVDSDGLLESLCFYDRQERCCWRLYLLPDSDFVAWDALLSALPAIHGGSTDAGVAERLWRRVAGRLSGDNWRARALRLHASDGELAASVASVSPLGASIARRIARLEAAEGEVLVDDCCCARAGRPAARPDPERPWPLLRL, from the coding sequence ATGCGCAGGGCGTCGCCAGCGAGCACCGACGCGACCCGGATCGCCGCATCCGCGCCGCTGCCGCGTCCGGCGCAACTGGCGGCGCTGGGCACCGTGCTGTGCCTGTACCGCACCCAGCTGGGCGCGGAACTGATGGGCTGGAACCATGCGCTGCGTGTCGGCGCGCAACTGGGCGTGGACAGCGACGGCTTGCTCGAGAGCCTGTGCTTCTACGACCGCCAGGAGCGCTGCTGCTGGCGCCTGTACCTGCTGCCGGACAGCGATTTCGTGGCCTGGGACGCCTTGCTGTCGGCGCTGCCGGCGATCCACGGCGGCAGTACCGATGCCGGTGTCGCCGAACGCCTGTGGCGGCGCGTGGCCGGCCGCCTGAGCGGCGACAACTGGCGCGCGCGGGCGCTGCGCCTGCACGCCAGCGACGGCGAACTGGCGGCCAGCGTCGCCAGCGTGTCGCCGCTGGGCGCCAGCATCGCCCGGCGCATCGCGCGGCTGGAAGCGGCCGAAGGCGAAGTGCTGGTCGACGACTGCTGCTGCGCCCGCGCCGGCCGGCCCGCCGCGCGGCCCGATCCGGAGCGGCCATGGCCGCTGCTGCGCCTGTAA
- a CDS encoding TonB-dependent hemoglobin/transferrin/lactoferrin family receptor — MIRTAPLTGALWLALAACAHAAPDTATDAVDADSSAGSATPRDFDRLQVTATRTQRAIVEVPSSVDVIDREQMDQELVYDLEDLLRYTPGVSVTGNSGRFSGVGGIRIRGLDGNRVLIQTDGIPVSDSFSFGSYLNANRNFVDMETLKRVEIVRGPASSLYGSDALGGVVAYVTKDPADYLAPGKDSYVGLKFGYESEWDGLFAGALVAFGGERWSGMAAVSHRQGQESETQGDNRSTGAARTAPNPLSSDGRSLLSKLVYAPSANQRFKLTVEGNEDYSSIDALSNVTSSILSQRGRDHQTRARVSLTHEVDQLDTLLADDLQWQLYRQDSESLQRTDERRSNNTLRHMEHDFDQRLYGLQANLHKQVDQGSVVHDFSYGIDLSWSDTHEKRDGYAQNLTTGAISKTVGVETFPVRDFPVTETTKAGAYLQDEMRLADGRFSLIPGLRVDYYRLSPQVDAIFAVDNPGVAAEKVTDSNVSPKLGAIWRIDDAWSLYANYAHGFRAPPYNDVNIGFTNLQFGYTAIANPDLKPETSKGAELGLRYTAAAGYFGLSGYYNDYRDFIESYSFVGYNADGLMLYQSRNVDHVVIKGVEAKAGVDVGALDARWAGWSLHSSAAYARGDNKTDDAPLNSIDPLRGVLGLAYDRDSWGAQLVGTFVAKKKRPALASYYTPAGYATLDLLAHWNFTPGARLNVGVFNLADRRYIDWNNLPSATLASSAVLDRYTGAGRNVSVSLALDW, encoded by the coding sequence ATGATCCGTACCGCTCCGCTCACCGGCGCGCTGTGGCTGGCCCTGGCCGCCTGCGCGCACGCCGCTCCCGACACCGCCACCGACGCCGTCGATGCGGACAGTTCCGCCGGTTCCGCCACGCCGCGCGACTTCGACCGCCTGCAGGTCACCGCCACGCGTACCCAGCGCGCCATCGTCGAGGTGCCGAGCAGCGTCGATGTGATCGACCGCGAGCAGATGGACCAGGAACTGGTGTACGACCTGGAGGACCTGCTGCGCTATACGCCCGGCGTCTCGGTCACCGGCAACAGCGGCCGCTTCAGCGGCGTCGGCGGCATCCGCATCCGCGGCCTGGACGGCAACCGCGTGCTGATCCAGACCGACGGCATCCCGGTCTCGGACAGCTTCAGCTTCGGCAGCTATCTCAACGCCAACCGCAACTTCGTCGACATGGAAACGCTCAAGCGGGTCGAGATCGTGCGCGGCCCGGCCAGCTCGCTGTACGGCTCGGACGCGCTCGGCGGCGTGGTCGCCTACGTCACCAAGGATCCGGCCGACTACCTGGCGCCCGGCAAGGACAGCTACGTGGGCCTGAAGTTCGGCTACGAGAGCGAGTGGGACGGCCTGTTCGCCGGCGCGCTGGTCGCGTTCGGCGGCGAGCGCTGGAGCGGCATGGCCGCGGTCAGCCACCGCCAGGGCCAGGAAAGCGAGACCCAGGGCGACAACCGCAGCACCGGCGCGGCGCGCACCGCGCCCAATCCGCTCAGCAGCGACGGCCGCAGCCTGCTCAGCAAGCTGGTCTACGCGCCAAGCGCGAACCAGCGCTTCAAGCTGACCGTGGAAGGCAACGAGGACTATTCCAGCATCGATGCGCTGAGCAACGTCACCTCCAGCATCCTGTCGCAGCGCGGCCGCGACCACCAGACCCGCGCCCGCGTGTCGCTGACCCACGAAGTGGACCAGCTCGACACGCTGCTCGCCGACGACCTGCAGTGGCAGCTGTACCGGCAGGACAGCGAGAGCCTGCAGCGCACCGACGAGCGCCGCAGCAACAACACCCTGCGGCACATGGAACACGACTTCGACCAGCGCCTGTACGGTCTGCAGGCCAACCTGCACAAGCAGGTGGACCAGGGCAGCGTGGTCCACGATTTCAGCTACGGCATCGACCTGTCGTGGAGCGACACCCACGAGAAGCGCGATGGCTACGCGCAGAACCTGACGACCGGGGCGATCAGCAAGACCGTGGGCGTGGAGACGTTCCCGGTGCGCGATTTCCCGGTCACCGAGACCACCAAGGCCGGCGCCTACCTGCAGGACGAGATGCGCCTGGCCGATGGCCGCTTCAGCCTGATCCCGGGCCTGCGCGTGGACTACTACCGGCTATCGCCGCAGGTCGATGCGATCTTCGCCGTCGACAACCCCGGCGTGGCCGCGGAGAAGGTCACCGACAGCAACGTCTCGCCCAAGCTCGGCGCGATCTGGCGCATCGACGACGCGTGGTCGCTGTACGCCAACTACGCGCACGGCTTCCGCGCGCCGCCGTACAACGACGTCAACATCGGCTTCACCAACCTGCAGTTCGGCTACACCGCCATCGCCAACCCGGACCTGAAGCCGGAGACCAGCAAGGGCGCCGAGCTGGGCCTGCGCTACACCGCGGCGGCCGGGTACTTCGGCCTGAGCGGCTACTACAACGACTACCGCGACTTCATCGAGTCCTACAGCTTCGTCGGCTACAACGCCGACGGCCTGATGCTGTACCAGTCGCGCAACGTCGATCACGTGGTGATCAAGGGCGTGGAGGCCAAGGCCGGGGTCGATGTCGGCGCGCTGGACGCGCGCTGGGCCGGCTGGTCGCTGCATTCCAGCGCCGCCTATGCGCGCGGCGACAACAAGACCGACGACGCGCCGCTGAACTCGATCGATCCGCTGCGCGGCGTGCTCGGCCTGGCCTACGATCGCGACAGCTGGGGCGCGCAACTGGTCGGCACCTTCGTGGCGAAGAAGAAGCGCCCGGCGCTGGCGAGCTACTACACGCCGGCCGGCTACGCGACGCTGGACCTGCTCGCGCACTGGAACTTCACCCCCGGCGCCAGGCTCAACGTCGGCGTGTTCAACCTGGCCGATCGCCGCTACATCGACTGGAACAACCTGCCCAGCGCGACCCTGGCCAGCAGCGCGGTGCTCGACCGCTATACCGGCGCCGGGCGCAACGTCTCGGTCAGCCTGGCGCTGGACTGGTAG
- a CDS encoding endonuclease, which produces MSETPARNGVPYLACILAETRSGPYYIATAPTPQALDGLGRRLRERHHVRGQSEDPVAILAVWYEECENEVAALLRAAEISRLSHCWQRGLIESRNPQWLDLSGLSVGFPLIVTLPEHKGLSYHLVTDL; this is translated from the coding sequence GTGAGCGAGACGCCCGCCCGCAACGGCGTGCCGTACCTGGCCTGCATCCTGGCCGAGACCCGCAGCGGCCCGTACTACATCGCCACCGCACCGACCCCGCAGGCGCTGGATGGGCTGGGCAGACGCCTGCGCGAGCGCCATCACGTGCGCGGGCAAAGCGAAGACCCGGTCGCGATCCTGGCGGTGTGGTACGAGGAGTGCGAGAACGAAGTGGCCGCGTTGCTGCGGGCCGCGGAAATCTCCCGGCTCAGCCACTGCTGGCAGCGCGGCCTGATCGAGTCGCGCAACCCGCAGTGGCTGGACCTGAGCGGGCTGTCGGTCGGCTTCCCGCTGATCGTCACCCTGCCCGAGCACAAGGGCCTGAGCTACCACCTGGTGACCGACCTGTAG
- a CDS encoding DUF6607 family protein — MKSPLLFLLLLAGTGLAHAQDADPQRDRASILAMQGEYLVDFAFDETVLLKPGYERAPAMRSGANEVVIVVEDSPRKVVLQHLLVDSKSGHVTKHWRQDWSYEAPQRFEFSADQTWQVRPLAAAATRGAWTQCVYEVSDAPRYCGTGRWDYADGHPSWTSDLSWRPLPRREYTKRSDYNALAVINRHTLTPAGWTHEQFNTKVLRKPDGSQQPIAREFGFNDYVKTDEVDFKPAYAYWKATQGYWAKVRAHWDAFLGKPPGVHLKTKLDGMAMIMPLFEQAEAVQQGKPVADARIAAVFAQWVEPAPAER; from the coding sequence ATGAAATCACCGCTCCTGTTCCTGCTCCTGCTCGCCGGTACCGGCCTCGCCCACGCCCAGGACGCCGATCCGCAGCGCGACCGCGCCAGCATCCTGGCGATGCAGGGCGAGTACCTGGTCGATTTCGCCTTCGACGAGACCGTGCTGCTCAAGCCCGGCTACGAGCGCGCGCCGGCGATGCGCAGCGGCGCCAACGAAGTGGTGATCGTGGTCGAGGACAGCCCGCGCAAGGTGGTGCTGCAGCATCTGCTGGTCGACAGCAAGAGCGGCCACGTGACCAAGCACTGGCGCCAGGACTGGAGCTACGAGGCGCCGCAGCGGTTCGAATTCAGCGCCGACCAGACCTGGCAGGTGCGCCCGCTCGCCGCCGCGGCGACCCGCGGCGCCTGGACCCAGTGCGTGTACGAAGTCAGCGATGCGCCGCGCTACTGCGGCACCGGCCGCTGGGACTACGCCGATGGCCATCCGAGCTGGACCAGCGACCTGAGCTGGCGTCCGCTGCCGCGGCGCGAATACACCAAGCGCAGCGACTACAACGCGCTGGCGGTGATCAACCGGCACACGCTGACCCCGGCCGGCTGGACCCACGAGCAGTTCAACACCAAGGTGCTGCGCAAGCCCGACGGCAGCCAGCAGCCGATCGCGCGCGAATTCGGCTTCAACGACTACGTCAAGACCGATGAGGTCGACTTCAAGCCGGCCTACGCCTACTGGAAGGCGACGCAGGGCTATTGGGCCAAGGTGCGCGCGCACTGGGACGCCTTCCTCGGCAAGCCGCCGGGCGTGCACCTGAAGACCAAGCTCGACGGCATGGCGATGATCATGCCGCTGTTCGAGCAGGCCGAGGCGGTGCAACAGGGCAAGCCGGTGGCCGATGCCAGGATCGCCGCGGTGTTCGCGCAATGGGTGGAGCCGGCGCCCGCCGAGCGTTGA
- a CDS encoding NupC/NupG family nucleoside CNT transporter, with protein MVEGLGRIGFGLFGLAVLIGITWLFSNNKRAVDWKLVATGLILQIGFASLVLLVPGGRQVFDWLGQLFVKVLSFVNEGSGFIFGSLMDTKTYGFIFAFQVLPTIIFFSALMGVLYHLGVMQAVVRVMAWAITKVMRVSGAETTSVCASVFIGQTEAPLTVRPYIPKMTESELLTMMIGGMAHIAGGVLAAYVGMLGGTDPAEQAFYAKHLLAASIMAAPATLVVAKLLIPETGTPLTRGTVKMEVEKTTSNIIDAAAAGAGDGLRLALNIGAMLLAFIALIALVNAPLTWIGDVTGLAAAIGRPTNLSTIFGYVLAPIAWVIGTPWADATTVGSLIGQKVVINEFVAYSELAQIVKGQVPGMSLSTEGRLIATYALCGFANFSSIAIQIGGIGGLAPERRHDLARFGLRAVLGGSIATFMTATIAGVLSHFG; from the coding sequence ATGGTCGAGGGTTTGGGGAGGATCGGCTTCGGCCTGTTCGGGTTGGCGGTGTTGATCGGGATCACCTGGCTGTTCTCGAACAACAAGCGCGCGGTCGATTGGAAGCTGGTCGCAACCGGCCTGATCCTGCAGATCGGCTTCGCCTCGCTGGTGCTGCTGGTGCCCGGCGGGCGCCAGGTCTTCGACTGGCTGGGACAGCTGTTCGTGAAGGTGCTGAGCTTCGTCAACGAAGGCTCCGGCTTCATCTTCGGCAGCCTGATGGACACCAAGACCTACGGCTTCATCTTCGCCTTCCAGGTGCTGCCGACGATCATCTTCTTCTCCGCGCTGATGGGCGTGCTCTACCACCTGGGGGTGATGCAGGCGGTGGTACGGGTGATGGCCTGGGCGATCACCAAGGTGATGCGCGTGTCCGGCGCGGAAACCACCAGCGTCTGCGCCAGCGTGTTCATCGGCCAGACCGAGGCGCCGCTGACGGTGCGCCCGTACATCCCGAAGATGACCGAGTCCGAGCTGCTGACGATGATGATCGGCGGCATGGCGCACATCGCCGGCGGCGTGCTGGCCGCCTACGTGGGCATGCTCGGCGGCACCGACCCGGCGGAACAGGCGTTCTACGCCAAGCACCTGCTGGCGGCGAGCATCATGGCCGCGCCGGCCACGCTGGTGGTGGCCAAGCTGCTGATCCCGGAAACCGGCACGCCGCTGACCCGCGGCACGGTCAAGATGGAAGTGGAGAAGACCACCAGCAACATCATCGACGCCGCCGCCGCCGGTGCCGGCGACGGCCTGCGCCTGGCGCTGAACATCGGCGCGATGCTGCTGGCCTTCATCGCCCTGATCGCGCTGGTCAACGCGCCGCTGACCTGGATCGGCGACGTCACCGGCCTGGCCGCGGCGATCGGCCGCCCGACCAACCTGTCGACCATCTTCGGCTATGTGCTGGCGCCGATCGCCTGGGTGATCGGCACGCCGTGGGCGGACGCGACCACGGTCGGCTCGCTGATCGGGCAGAAGGTCGTCATCAACGAATTCGTCGCCTACAGCGAGCTGGCGCAGATCGTCAAAGGCCAGGTCCCGGGCATGAGCCTGAGCACCGAAGGCCGGCTGATCGCCACCTACGCGCTGTGCGGCTTCGCCAACTTCAGCTCGATCGCGATCCAGATCGGCGGCATCGGTGGCCTGGCCCCCGAGCGCCGCCACGACCTGGCGCGGTTCGGCCTGCGCGCGGTGCTGGGTGGCTCGATCGCCACCTTCATGACCGCCACCATCGCCGGCGTGCTGTCGCACTTCGGCTGA